From the genome of Halictus rubicundus isolate RS-2024b chromosome 2, iyHalRubi1_principal, whole genome shotgun sequence, one region includes:
- the LOC143365436 gene encoding uncharacterized protein LOC143365436 isoform X1 → MKLLLILSLLLVATSAITVDKREKKNSIASRKHDKRGLLNLGYGLPPEQLFAAPEPAPVYESPVPEGVPVGLEAAAPHLPPPAIAHSAPAIPVPVPHPVPQPLPVPVPQPIPHPFPVAVPVAKHVPVPVPVDRAVPFPVDRVVPVPVAVPVPKPYPVHVEKLVHVDRPVPVPVDRPVHVPVDRPVAVPVPVPKPYPVPFEKVIHVDRPYPVHVAVPYHVPKPYPVPVAIHAHKTHGWRLW, encoded by the exons ATGAAGTTGCTTCTG attttgtcACTGCTTCTGGTAGCTACTTCAGCAATCACAGTTGACAAGCGGGAGAAGAAGAACTCTATTGCTTCGAGGAAACATGACAAGAGAGGTCTCTTGAATTTGGGATATGGTCTGCCACCTGAACAGCTGTTCGCGGCTCCTGAACCAGCACCTGTCTACGAATCGCCGGTTCCTGAAGGTGTGCCTGTAGGTCTGGAAGCTGCTGCACCACATTTACCTCCTCCAGCCATAGCGCATTCGGCTC CAGCTATTCCGGTACCCGTGCCGCACCCAGTTCCGCAGCCATTGCCGGTACCCGTGCCGCAGCCGATTCCGCACCCGTTTCCGGTGGCGGTTCCAGTGGCGAAGCACGTGCCGGTTCCGGTGCCGGTTGATCGTGCAGTTCCGTTTCCAGTGGACCGTGTAGTTCCGGTGCCGGTAGCGGTTCCGGTACCAAAGCCGTACCCCGTCCACGTGGAAAAGCTGGTGCACGTCGACAGACCGGTACCAGTGCCGGTCGACAGACCCGTCCACGTTCCAGTGGATCGACCCGTCGCTGTTCCGGTGCCGGTACCCAAACCGTACCCGGTGCCCTTCGAGAAGGTCATCCACGTGGACAGACCGTATCCCGTCCACGTGGCTGTGCCTTATCACGTGCCCAAACCGTACCCGGTGCCCGTCGCCATTCACGCGCACAAAACCCATGGCTGGCGCCTATGGTGA
- the LOC143365436 gene encoding uncharacterized protein LOC143365436 isoform X2 codes for MKLLLILSLLLVATSAITVDKREKKNSIASRKHDKRGLLNLGYGLPPEQLFAAPEPAPVYESPVPEGVPVGLEAAAPHLPPPAIAHSAPIPVPVPHPVPQPLPVPVPQPIPHPFPVAVPVAKHVPVPVPVDRAVPFPVDRVVPVPVAVPVPKPYPVHVEKLVHVDRPVPVPVDRPVHVPVDRPVAVPVPVPKPYPVPFEKVIHVDRPYPVHVAVPYHVPKPYPVPVAIHAHKTHGWRLW; via the exons ATGAAGTTGCTTCTG attttgtcACTGCTTCTGGTAGCTACTTCAGCAATCACAGTTGACAAGCGGGAGAAGAAGAACTCTATTGCTTCGAGGAAACATGACAAGAGAGGTCTCTTGAATTTGGGATATGGTCTGCCACCTGAACAGCTGTTCGCGGCTCCTGAACCAGCACCTGTCTACGAATCGCCGGTTCCTGAAGGTGTGCCTGTAGGTCTGGAAGCTGCTGCACCACATTTACCTCCTCCAGCCATAGCGCATTCGGCTC CTATTCCGGTACCCGTGCCGCACCCAGTTCCGCAGCCATTGCCGGTACCCGTGCCGCAGCCGATTCCGCACCCGTTTCCGGTGGCGGTTCCAGTGGCGAAGCACGTGCCGGTTCCGGTGCCGGTTGATCGTGCAGTTCCGTTTCCAGTGGACCGTGTAGTTCCGGTGCCGGTAGCGGTTCCGGTACCAAAGCCGTACCCCGTCCACGTGGAAAAGCTGGTGCACGTCGACAGACCGGTACCAGTGCCGGTCGACAGACCCGTCCACGTTCCAGTGGATCGACCCGTCGCTGTTCCGGTGCCGGTACCCAAACCGTACCCGGTGCCCTTCGAGAAGGTCATCCACGTGGACAGACCGTATCCCGTCCACGTGGCTGTGCCTTATCACGTGCCCAAACCGTACCCGGTGCCCGTCGCCATTCACGCGCACAAAACCCATGGCTGGCGCCTATGGTGA